One Massilia sp. 9096 genomic window carries:
- a CDS encoding NAD(+) synthase, translating to MDKRFLNLYSHDFARVAVASPRVRVADPSFNARETIALAHQAAQEGAVLVAFPELGLSAYSCDDLFHQRALLDACVDALGEVVEASSSLPLALIVGLPLRVDHVLFNCAVVVAGGRILGAVPKSYLPNYGEFYESRQFSPADNAVVDAIELLGQRVPFGPEQLFELENIPFFRFHVEICEDVWVPIPPSSYAALAGATVLVNLSASNVVVGKSGYRHQLVSQQSACCMAAYLYTSAGMGESTTDMAWDGQSMIYEKGDMLAQSERFREDSHFIVADVDLERLSLDRMHTTTFAQSVRRHADGVSKFRIQRFALALPLDRDLPLNRLVERFPYVPADGRRRDERCTEVYNIQVQALVQRLQSSGHQKVVIGISGGLDSTHALLVCAKAMDRLNLPRANILAYTMPGFATSERTLRQARELMESVGCSAHEIDIRPSCIQMLKDLGHPYAEGKEEYDVTFENVQAGERTSHLFRLANHHHAIVIGTGDLSELALGWCTYGVGDHMSHYNVNASVPKTLISHLVRWVADTKQIGDTGSDVLIKVLETEISPELVPGKTGTGKEEGKPAQVTEDFIGPYELQDFNLYYTLRYGFTPTKVAFLSWCAWHDRTQGPWPEGGSPARNQYDLAVIKKNLGIFLWRFFKTSQFKRSCVPNGPKVGNGGSLSPRGDWRAPSDSEATVWMEQLARIPDQAG from the coding sequence GCGGTTGCCAGCCCGCGCGTGCGCGTGGCCGACCCGAGCTTCAACGCGCGCGAGACGATCGCGCTGGCGCACCAGGCCGCCCAAGAGGGCGCCGTGCTGGTGGCGTTCCCGGAACTCGGCCTGTCCGCCTACAGCTGCGACGATCTGTTCCATCAGCGCGCGCTGCTCGACGCCTGCGTCGATGCCCTGGGCGAGGTCGTCGAAGCGTCGAGCAGTTTGCCGCTGGCGCTGATCGTCGGCCTGCCGCTGCGCGTGGACCACGTGCTGTTCAATTGCGCGGTGGTGGTGGCGGGCGGCCGCATCCTGGGCGCGGTTCCGAAGAGCTACCTGCCCAATTATGGCGAATTTTACGAAAGCAGGCAGTTCAGTCCAGCGGACAACGCCGTGGTCGACGCGATCGAGCTGCTCGGGCAGCGGGTTCCCTTCGGGCCGGAGCAGCTGTTCGAGCTCGAGAACATCCCGTTTTTCCGCTTCCACGTCGAGATCTGCGAAGACGTCTGGGTGCCGATTCCGCCCTCGTCCTACGCGGCCCTGGCCGGCGCCACCGTGCTGGTCAACCTGTCGGCCTCGAACGTGGTGGTGGGCAAGAGCGGCTACCGCCACCAGCTCGTCAGCCAGCAGTCGGCGTGCTGCATGGCGGCGTATCTGTACACCTCGGCGGGGATGGGCGAGTCGACTACCGACATGGCGTGGGATGGCCAGTCGATGATCTACGAAAAGGGCGATATGCTGGCCCAGTCCGAGCGCTTCCGCGAGGACTCGCACTTCATCGTCGCCGACGTCGACCTGGAACGCCTGTCGCTCGACCGCATGCACACCACCACCTTCGCGCAATCGGTGCGCCGCCATGCCGATGGGGTGTCGAAGTTCCGCATCCAGCGCTTCGCGCTCGCGTTGCCGCTGGACCGGGACTTGCCGCTCAACCGCCTGGTCGAGCGCTTCCCCTACGTGCCGGCGGATGGCCGCCGCCGCGACGAGCGCTGCACCGAGGTCTACAACATCCAGGTGCAGGCCCTGGTGCAGCGCCTGCAATCGTCCGGCCACCAGAAGGTCGTGATCGGCATCTCCGGTGGCCTGGACTCGACCCACGCGCTGCTGGTGTGCGCCAAGGCCATGGACCGCCTGAACCTGCCGCGCGCTAACATCCTGGCGTACACGATGCCGGGCTTTGCCACCAGCGAGCGCACGCTGCGCCAGGCGCGCGAGCTGATGGAATCGGTCGGCTGCAGCGCCCACGAGATCGACATCCGTCCGAGCTGCATCCAGATGCTGAAAGACCTCGGCCACCCGTATGCCGAAGGCAAGGAAGAGTACGACGTCACTTTTGAAAACGTGCAGGCCGGCGAGCGCACCAGCCACCTGTTCCGCCTGGCGAACCACCACCATGCGATCGTGATCGGCACCGGCGACCTGTCCGAGCTGGCGCTGGGCTGGTGCACCTATGGCGTGGGCGACCACATGTCGCACTACAACGTCAACGCCAGCGTGCCCAAGACCCTGATTTCGCACCTGGTGCGCTGGGTAGCCGACACGAAGCAGATCGGCGACACCGGGTCGGACGTGCTGATCAAGGTGCTCGAAACCGAGATCAGCCCGGAACTGGTGCCCGGCAAGACCGGCACGGGAAAAGAGGAAGGGAAGCCGGCCCAGGTGACGGAAGATTTCATCGGCCCCTACGAGCTGCAGGACTTCAACCTTTACTACACGCTGCGCTACGGCTTCACGCCGACCAAGGTCGCGTTCCTGTCGTGGTGCGCCTGGCACGACCGCACGCAAGGCCCGTGGCCCGAAGGCGGCAGCCCGGCGCGCAACCAGTACGACCTGGCGGTGATCAAGAAGAACCTGGGCATCTTCCTGTGGCGCTTCTTCAAGACCAGCCAGTTCAAGCGCTCCTGCGTGCCGAACGGGCCGAAGGTCGGCAATGGCGGTTCGCTGTCGCCGCGCGGCGACTGGCGCGCACCGAGCGACTCGGAAGCGACCGTGTGGATGGAGCAACTGGCCAGGATTCCCGACCAGGCCGGTTGA
- a CDS encoding P-II family nitrogen regulator has product MKQITCVIKPFKLDEVREALAEVNVTGLTVTEVKGFGRQKGHTELYRGAEYVVDFLPKVKIEVVVDDSLTDTVVDAIIKAARTGKIGDGKIFVQEVEQVIRIRTGETGPDAV; this is encoded by the coding sequence ATGAAACAGATTACCTGCGTGATCAAACCCTTCAAGCTGGACGAAGTGCGCGAAGCGCTGGCCGAGGTCAACGTCACCGGCCTGACCGTCACCGAAGTCAAAGGTTTCGGCCGCCAGAAGGGTCATACCGAGCTGTACCGCGGCGCCGAATACGTGGTCGACTTCCTGCCCAAGGTAAAAATCGAGGTCGTGGTCGACGACAGCCTGACCGACACCGTGGTCGACGCCATCATCAAGGCCGCGCGCACCGGGAAGATCGGCGACGGCAAGATCTTCGTGCAGGAGGTCGAACAGGTGATCCGTATCCGTACCGGCGAAACGGGACCGGATGCGGTCTGA
- a CDS encoding response regulator, with translation MKHILVVDDEEAVRYVFERYLDKAGYRVSTAAGGAEALERHQVDRADLVITDFKMPGMNGEELLRRLRGLDPSLPAMMISANPIDVGPMLVGVRFFRKPVMLDQVVAHLQAVLPA, from the coding sequence GTGAAACATATACTGGTGGTCGACGACGAGGAAGCGGTGCGCTACGTGTTCGAGCGCTACCTGGACAAGGCGGGCTACCGCGTCTCGACCGCTGCCGGCGGCGCCGAAGCACTTGAACGCCACCAGGTCGACCGCGCCGACCTCGTCATCACTGACTTCAAGATGCCGGGCATGAACGGCGAGGAATTGCTGCGCCGCCTGCGCGGCCTCGATCCCAGCCTGCCGGCGATGATGATCTCGGCCAATCCGATCGACGTCGGCCCCATGCTGGTGGGCGTGCGTTTCTTCCGCAAACCGGTCATGCTCGACCAGGTGGTCGCGCACCTGCAGGCCGTGCTGCCGGCCTGA